The Solidesulfovibrio sp. DNA window CTTAAGCGCCATCCTGGCCTCCAATGCCGCGGGGGCGGCCGAACTGTTCGCCGCCAACTACGTCGGCCGCTCCGACACCTCGGAGATGGCCCTGTCCTCCTACATCGCCAACACCACCCAATGCGGCACCTACGACGTCTCCTACACCACCGACGCCAGCGGCAAGATCACCGGCGCCACCATAAACGGCCACGCCGCCATCTGGCACAGCAATTCCAACCTCATCACCGGGTCTCACGGCTACGACGAGGCCGGCCTCGTCATCAAGGCCATCGACGTCACCGCCGGCACCCATACCGGCACCCTCTCCCTCAAACAGGGCAAGACCGGCGAACTCGTGGACCTGCTCGGCGAACTCACCGACAGCACCGACGGCCCCCTGCACATCCTCGACGAGAACTACGACGACATCACGGCCATGATCGACGACAAGATCGCCTTCGAGGAACGTCGCATCGCCACCTACGCCTCCAACCTGCGCAAGCGCTTCGCCAAGGTCGATTCCATGCTCTCCACCTACAACCAGATGCAAACCCAGCTCGAATCGCAAATCAGCCAGCTGCAGTCCGACAGCTGATCCCGGCCGCCCGAACAAACCTCCCCTTCCCCCCTTCAGAAAATCCCCTCCCGGCCGATAAGAGGCAAAACACGGAGAGGATTTTATGCAAAGCGCCGCCCGATCATACTTTCAGACCCAGGTCGCCACCACCACCCAGGGCGACCTGCTCATCATGCTCTTCGACGCGGCGCTCAAGTTCCTGCGCCAGGCCAAGGAAAAGATCGCCGAAAAAAACTACGCCCAAAAGGGCATCCTCATCTCCAAGGCCCTGGACATCCTGTCCGAACTCCAGGGCACCCTCAACGCCCAGAAGGGCGGCGAATTGGCCGAACGCCTGCAAAAGCTGTATTTTTTCTGCAGCACCAGGCTCCTTGCCGCCAACCTCAAGATGGACGCGACCAAGATCGACGAGGTCGTGCACATCCTCACCGGCCTGCGCGACGCCTTCAACGAGGCCAACGGCCAGGTGGCGACCAAGATCGTGACCACGCCGACCAATCAGGGAACCGGCCGCCTGCCCACCGCCCCGGCCGCGCCCCTGGCCTCCAAGGCCGCCGCCCTGGCCGCCTATCCCGGGCAGTCCGCCCCCGCCCCGGCCCGCCCGGCCGCCACGAGCCCGGAAAGACCCGTGGCCGTCCGGGAAGCCCCGACCGCCACCACGGCCGCGGACGCCATGGCCAACACGCCGGCCGCCCACGTCAATATCCCGACGCCGTCCCGGTTCACCACCATCGACACGCCCACGGCCTCGCCCGTGCGTCGGGCCATGGCCGCCTACGCCGCCAGCCGCTCCCAGAACCAGGGTTGACCCTCGCCCGGCATGGACTTTCCGCCGCGCCTTGCGATAGAGCCTCCGTGGGGGCCATGGTGCAAGGCGCGCATCCTTTTTTCACCTACACGACGGAAATCCTTGGCTGGCGGCTGGGCGATGCACCATCTCCCGCCGCCGCGCCGGTCACGGACGAAACCCCTGGCGACCCCGGGCGCAGCCGTGCCCGGGCGTCGCGGATCCTGCGCGCCGCCCGGGACGCCCGGGACATCGTGCTGCTTGGCCTGGGCACGGGCGCCCTGGCCGCCGCCCTGGCCGAGGCCCTCCCAGCCGACAAATTCCTGACGGTCCTTAGCCCGGACCCGGCCGCGGCCCGCCGCCTGCGCGATGCCGGCCGCCTGCCCTGGTTCTCCCCGCACGGCCGGGCCGGGCTCCTGGCCGACACCTCGCGTCAGGCCCTTTTTTGCCTGCCGCTCGCCGCCGGCCTGGCGCCGTGGTCCGCCCTGGTCACGACCAACCCCGAGCCCTGCCCGCCCCCCGAGCGCCAGGCCCTGGACTGGCTGCGGCGCATGCTGGCCCAAAGCGCGCCCCTGCCCGGGGCCGCCCCCCCGGCGCCCGCGCCCCCCGTGACCCTGGCCGTGCTGGTCCGGCCGGACGAGCCCGGGCTGACCGATTTTTTCGCCGCTTGCGCCGGACTGGCCCAGGCCGCCGTCCTGTGCTGGGACGCCGCGGACGTGCCCCCGGGCGCGACCGGCCTGGCCGAGGCCCTGGGCATGCCCACGCGCCATGTGGCCCGGCCCCTGGCCGGGGATTTCGCCGCCCAGCGCAACGCCCTGCTGGCCGCCTGTCCGCCGGGCTGGGTACTGACCCTGGACCCCGACGAGCGGCCGGCTCCCGGCCTGCCGGCCACCCTTGCCCGCCTGGTTGCGGACCCGTCCCTCGGCGCGGCCTACTTTCCCCGGATGACGCTCTATCCCGACGCCGATCACGTCAAGGTCGGCCACGGCCTGTGGCCGGATCTCCAGTTGCGCCTGTTCCGAAACGCCCCGCCGGCCCGGCCGCGCTACGTCCGGCCGGTCCACGAACGCCTGGAAGGCCTGTCCGGCCGGGCCGTCCTGGCCCTGGACGCGCCGCTTGCCCACTGCAACCGGCTGCTGGCCGACAACGGCACGGTGACGGCCAAGCTGGCCGCCTACGACGCCGCCGCCGGCGCCCCGCGCCATCATCTGAGCGCCGACTATCCGGTCCTGCCCCGGGCCTTTTTCGACACCTTCCCCGCCGACCCGGCCCAGCGAAGGGTTTTGCTCCCGGCCGAGCTGTGGTAACGACGGGCCCGGTACGGCGGCGGTTGCCTTGCCGCCGTGGAGCGGCTACACTGGATGCCGCCGGTGCATGCTTGGCGCCCCCGGCCAGGCCTCGAAAAGGGAAACGATGCGCATCATTTGCCCGCAATGCGGTTTTTTTCGGGAACTTCCCGACCACAAGGTCCCCGTGACCTCGACCATGGCCACATGCCCCAAATGTCGCCATCGGTTCAAATTCCGCCTGGACAGGGAGCAAGCCGCATCGCGCTCCGAATCGCGTTCCCGCGTGACCTTGCCCGTACCCGAGGACGGCGAATCCTCCTGGCGCCGGCCCGGACCGGCGGCAACTCGGCGCGAGGCCGAAGCCACGGCCCGCTTCGAGCCCGAGCCCCTGTCCGAGCCCCCCTCCGAGGACGATTCCCAGGAAATCCCCGCCGCCAGGAACCGGCGCGCTCCCCAGGCCCCTTCCCTGGCCGAGGAGCCCGACGATTTTCCGCCGTCCCAGGCCGCCCGAGGCCGACGCGCCTCGCAACCCGTTTC harbors:
- the fliS gene encoding flagellar export chaperone FliS; the encoded protein is MQSAARSYFQTQVATTTQGDLLIMLFDAALKFLRQAKEKIAEKNYAQKGILISKALDILSELQGTLNAQKGGELAERLQKLYFFCSTRLLAANLKMDATKIDEVVHILTGLRDAFNEANGQVATKIVTTPTNQGTGRLPTAPAAPLASKAAALAAYPGQSAPAPARPAATSPERPVAVREAPTATTAADAMANTPAAHVNIPTPSRFTTIDTPTASPVRRAMAAYAASRSQNQG